A window of the Candidatus Latescibacterota bacterium genome harbors these coding sequences:
- the acpS gene encoding holo-ACP synthase: MIFGIGTDMVFIPRISGLIDKYGKRFLHKVFTGDEIEEGLKRMDSAHFFAARFAAREAFFKALGTGWGTGLSLKEVGVVRGNKGKPAFLLSDRVKDALKQRNVAFCHLSLTHDGDMAHALVILEGG; this comes from the coding sequence ATGATATTCGGAATTGGAACAGATATGGTTTTTATCCCGAGAATATCGGGATTGATCGATAAATACGGAAAGCGCTTTCTGCACAAGGTCTTCACGGGGGATGAAATCGAGGAAGGCTTGAAACGCATGGATAGTGCCCATTTCTTTGCTGCGAGATTCGCGGCCAGGGAGGCTTTTTTCAAGGCCCTTGGTACAGGCTGGGGTACAGGTCTCTCCCTGAAAGAAGTAGGCGTTGTCCGGGGGAATAAGGGCAAACCCGCTTTTTTATTATCAGATAGGGTGAAAGATGCCCTGAAGCAGCGGAATGTCGCTTTCTGTCACTTGAGCCTCACACACGACGGGGATATGGCACATGCCCTCGTCATCCTGGAAGGAGGATAA